In Neptuniibacter halophilus, the genomic stretch ATGGAAGATGTCAACACAACCGGTGCCGAACTGGTAGCGGTGGGCTGTCAGCAGTGTACAGCGATGCTGGAGGGTGTGGTTGAACCGCGTCCGGAAGTGAAAGATATCGCTGAAATTCTGGCCGGCCAACTGATTGAGGAGGTTCACTGATGTCTGATCTGTTTCGACGTGATCCCCGTGCCGAATGGATCGCCCGTAACCGTTTGCATCCGCTGCACGGTACGGTCAATCCGGCCGGTGAACAGGCTGAAGTACGTGGCCCGAGCGGTCTGCTGCGCAAGAACCCGCATAAGGTCGGTTTTATCGGCCCTAACGGCATCAAGCGTATTGACCGGCTGAAAGGCAACGCCACTGTGAGCATGGTGGGTCGTCGCGGTGCTGCGGCTCAGGAGGTGCAGTTGCCACTGCATCAGGTTGAGCAGCCCGATTTCTACATTATGGTGGTGCCGGATATGGTGGGCGGTCGTCTTACCAGCCAGGATAAAGATATCCTTGGTCAGGCACACCAACTGGTTAAACAGTACGAAGGTGAAGGTGCTGTAGTGGCTGTTGTGATGGGCAGTTGCAAAGAGGAACACTTTGATACCGCCGGTGTTGATCGCCTGATCCTGCTGCAGGATGAACAGTACGAAGGCTTCTGCCCTGAGCAGAAACTGGCTGCACTGGAAGCGATCGAAGCCGGGTATCAGCCGAAACACTGGTTGTTCCCGGACAGCGTCAATGGCGGTACGGATCTGGGCTGCCGCCTGTCGGCGCGTCTGGGCGAGCGGGCGGCAACGCAGGTCTGGCAGATTAATGGTGATACCAGTGTCAGCCGGGCAGCGGGCAGCAGTGTCGATATCAGCCGTACAACACCACGCCTGCTGATTCTGATGGAAGAGTGTGCAGATCCGATCGACGAAACCCGCCATGAAGCAACCGAACTGAGCCTTACTGCGGTGCCGGTGATTGCGGCACAGTTGCAGGATCAGGGCGAAGTGGCGGTGGATCCGAATGCGATTCCGCTGGCTGAGGCTGAATTTATTCTCTCGGCCGGTAACGGTATCCGCAACTGGGATCAGTTCCATGAGACAGCCGCTACGCTGGGGGCGACCGAAGGTGCCAGCCGTGTGGCGGTGGATGATGGCTTTATGCCACGCTTCCGTCAGGTGGGTGCTACCGGTACCTGGGTTACTGCACGGGTCTATCTGGCGGTGGGTATCTCGGGTGCGATCCAGCATATGCAGGGTATCGGCCAGTGCGACAAGGTGATAGCCATTAATACCGATGCCGGTTGTGACATGGTTAAACGGGCCGCGCTGAGTGTGATCGCTGACAGTGAAGAGGTATTGGGCGCCTTGCAACAACTGGCTCAGGAATACCGTGAACAACAAGCGCAGGGGGAGGAGCAGCATGCAGCCTGATAACGCTAATCTGAATATCGTCTCTCTGGTTTCCGTGGGACGCCATCCGCAGTCTGGCCGTCAGCGCCGGGCCGAGCAGGATGCCCGTGCGGTAGAGCTGGGCATGACGCTGAACGCCGAACGTCTGACCGTGCTTCATGCCGGTGACCCGCAGGAACCGTCACTGCGTAGCTACGCCGGAGTCGGGCTCAGTGCCATGCAGGTACTGAAGATCGGTGCCAAAGATGATGCGGTGATCTCCATTGCGGATTACCTGCAGGGCAACAAACCGGATATTCTGCTGACCGGTGTGCGTGCCGAGAGTGGTGAATCTTCCGGCATGATGCCGTATCTGCTGGCTGAGAAACTGGGCTGGCCTGTAGTACCACGCATTGCAGATATCGTCTCGGTAGAGAAGGGTGTGGCTGAAGTCCTGCTGGCGTTGCCTCGCGGTCAGCGACGTGCGCTTAAAGTAGCGCTGCCGTTTGTAGCCAGCGTTGATAACGCGGCGCCGGAAGCACGTCAGAGTGCTTATGGCCCCGGTATGCGCGCCGAGATCAAGGCTCAAACCGTAGCTGCGGTAGCAGACACCGCGCGCAGCGAATGGATTGAAGCGCCGGCTAAACCGAAGCCAAAACGCCTGAAGGTGGTGAAAGCAAAAACCGCGGCTGACCGATTCAAAGCGGCGACCGCGAAACCACAGGGGGCCTCCGGTAAGGTGGTTAAAGAGGGGTCTGCCCGTGAGATGGCGCAGGAGATCTTTAATCTGCTGCTGGAAGAGAAAGTAATCAAGTAATAACCTGTAAGGCCCGGAACCTGTCTCCGGGCCTTTTTTTACAGGGGAGTGATGGCGATGATGATTGTTGAGCTGATCGATGAAATCGATCTGATTGAGAAACTGAAAGCGTGCGGCGTACCGCTCAAATCGGATGAATCTCTGGCGGAGAATCTGGACGCGGTGATCGCCTGGTGTGAAGCTGATTCAGCACAGTCTGCGTTGGTTGA encodes the following:
- a CDS encoding electron transfer flavoprotein subunit beta, whose amino-acid sequence is MQPDNANLNIVSLVSVGRHPQSGRQRRAEQDARAVELGMTLNAERLTVLHAGDPQEPSLRSYAGVGLSAMQVLKIGAKDDAVISIADYLQGNKPDILLTGVRAESGESSGMMPYLLAEKLGWPVVPRIADIVSVEKGVAEVLLALPRGQRRALKVALPFVASVDNAAPEARQSAYGPGMRAEIKAQTVAAVADTARSEWIEAPAKPKPKRLKVVKAKTAADRFKAATAKPQGASGKVVKEGSAREMAQEIFNLLLEEKVIK
- a CDS encoding electron transfer flavoprotein subunit alpha/FixB family protein; this translates as MSDLFRRDPRAEWIARNRLHPLHGTVNPAGEQAEVRGPSGLLRKNPHKVGFIGPNGIKRIDRLKGNATVSMVGRRGAAAQEVQLPLHQVEQPDFYIMVVPDMVGGRLTSQDKDILGQAHQLVKQYEGEGAVVAVVMGSCKEEHFDTAGVDRLILLQDEQYEGFCPEQKLAALEAIEAGYQPKHWLFPDSVNGGTDLGCRLSARLGERAATQVWQINGDTSVSRAAGSSVDISRTTPRLLILMEECADPIDETRHEATELSLTAVPVIAAQLQDQGEVAVDPNAIPLAEAEFILSAGNGIRNWDQFHETAATLGATEGASRVAVDDGFMPRFRQVGATGTWVTARVYLAVGISGAIQHMQGIGQCDKVIAINTDAGCDMVKRAALSVIADSEEVLGALQQLAQEYREQQAQGEEQHAA